The following coding sequences are from one Pocillopora verrucosa isolate sample1 chromosome 5, ASM3666991v2, whole genome shotgun sequence window:
- the LOC136280726 gene encoding uncharacterized protein: MLYSRRDHQHHKGLAIILKKDLEECLLEWKPIKSRVIKVRFKERQINTTIIQCYTPTNDSEDKNQIDHLIINGIWRRSLPDARVRRGAPAGSDNNTTLKLELRNTISSRSGGQHSDVEKLRDLKVKTAFILQLQNKFQVLADAEDQTLEGSRDTNKKW, translated from the exons ATGCTATATTCCAGAAGAGATCACCAGCACCATAAGGGACTAGCCATCATCCTCAAGAAAGATCTCGAGGAGTGCCTGCTGGAGTGGAAGCCAATCAAAAGCAGGGTCATAAAAGTGAGATTCAAAGAGAGACAAATCAACACAACTATCATCCAGTGTTACACACCAACAAACGACAGTGA AGACAAGAACCAGATTGACCACCTGATAATCAACGGGATATGGAGGCGATCACTGCCAGACGCCCGAGTGAGAAGAGGAGCTCCTGCAGGAAGTGACAACAACACCACACTGAAGCTGGAGCTGAGGAATACCATATCCAGTCGGAGCGGCGGGCAACACTCTGACGTGGAGAAGCTGCGAGACCTTAAAGTAAAGACTGCCTTCATACTTCAGCTGCAGAATAAGTTCCAGGTACTGGCAGATGCTGAAGACCAGACGCTGGAAGGCTCAAGAGACACCAATAAAAAGTGGTAA
- the LOC136280728 gene encoding uncharacterized protein, translating into MSTLIPQEKIRAAINSLENEKSLGQDNLGAEVFKADAQLAADLLQPLLRDIWEEKKLSEDRTEGVIVKIPKKGALKNCNKSRGITLLSVPRKILTKIIVQPIAETVDQHLRREHAGFWKAKGCRDQIFILRNIIEQCTEWQRQLYINL; encoded by the coding sequence ATGTCAACACTAATCCCCCAGGAAAAGATCAGAGCAGCCATCAACTCTCTCGAGAACGAAAAATCCCTTGGACAGGACAATCTCGGTGCAGAAGTGTTTAAAGCAGATGCACAGCTAGCAGCTGACCTACTTCAGCCGCTCCTTAGAGACATCTGGGAGGAGAAGAAGTTGTCTGAAGATCGGACAGAGGGAGTCATTGTGAAGATTCCGAAGAAAGGTGCCCTCAAAAACTGCAACAAGTCGCGAGGAATCACCTTACTATCTGTACCCAGGAAGATCCTGACCAAGATCATCGTCCAACCAATAGCCGAGACAGTGGACCAACACCTGAGAAGGGAGCACGCAGGCTTTTGGAAAGCAAAGGGATGCAGAGACCAGATCTTTATCCTGCGTAACATTATAGAGCAGTGCACAGAGTGGCAGAGGCAACTCTATATCAACTTGTAG
- the LOC136280727 gene encoding uncharacterized protein has protein sequence MAGYDYQFGYKNTKVHSSADGLSRLPLKTKERAEKVVHAVNVFNMKQLEPLPDRLKTSKEKPMRWWVKDGYVPILNPFYPRREVRVILPPKLCPQASEELHRGHLGGMKIKALPRRYIWWPGIHKEIEEAARTCSGWQLMEAEPSTGAIHLCEWPSAP, from the coding sequence ATGGCTGGCTACGACTACCAATTCGGGTACAAGAATACTAAAGTGCACAGCAGTGCAGATGGCCTTTCTCGGCTACCacttaaaaccaaagaaagagcAGAAAAAGTTGTGCATGCAGTGaatgttttcaatatgaaaCAGTTGGAGCCGTTACCAGATAGGTTGAAAACGTCCAAAGAGAAGCCCATGAGATGGTGGGTAAAGGATGGCTATGTTCCTATACTCAACCCCTTCTACCCTCGCAGGGAAGTCAGAGTCATTTTACCCCCAAAACTTTGTCCACAAGCGTCTGAAGAACTCCATCGAGGACATCTTGGAGGGATGAAGATCAAGGCCCTACCAAGAAGATACATCTGGTGGCCAGGAATCCACAAGGAAATCGAGGAAGCCGCGAGGACCTGCTCGGGTTGGCAGCTAATGGAGGCTGAACCTAGTACCGGAGCTATCCATCTATGCGAATGGCCGTCGGCACCCTGA